In Rhodobacter sp. 24-YEA-8, the following are encoded in one genomic region:
- a CDS encoding sugar-binding transcriptional regulator, with amino-acid sequence MNNTARRRTIGQVSGENAVIEVAWLYYHEGLNQKDIAETLGISRATVVNYLQEARERELIRITLAAPAFTTHRLASDLCRRFGLKAAYVVPDEGASVEDAFRRVVKGAALWLPDLLAPGDNLGVAWGRTVYDLAEALEITRTEEMTVLQLVGSMATPYGFTAEACSTRLAQRLGARCLNLHAPAILSSADLARALRAEPILRVQLDEIEKLNKLLFSVGTASEDSHIVSSGLATTEDLAHYTGNGAVGVICGRFVDAAGRAIPGPMEDRMIGIPLERLTGLEMGILVTPGHDKVEATMAAIRGGYATHLVTGLTVAEALLAQDL; translated from the coding sequence GTGAACAACACAGCCAGGCGGCGCACAATCGGCCAGGTCAGCGGCGAGAATGCCGTGATCGAGGTTGCCTGGCTCTATTATCACGAGGGGCTGAACCAGAAGGATATTGCTGAAACGCTGGGGATTTCGCGCGCGACAGTGGTGAATTACCTGCAGGAGGCGCGCGAGCGCGAACTGATCCGCATCACCCTGGCGGCGCCTGCTTTCACCACGCATCGGCTGGCTTCGGATCTCTGCCGCCGCTTCGGGCTGAAAGCGGCCTATGTGGTGCCCGATGAGGGCGCGAGCGTCGAGGACGCCTTTCGCCGGGTGGTGAAGGGCGCGGCGCTCTGGTTGCCGGATCTGCTGGCGCCGGGCGACAATCTGGGCGTGGCCTGGGGGCGCACCGTCTATGATCTCGCCGAGGCGCTGGAGATCACCCGCACCGAAGAGATGACGGTGTTGCAACTGGTCGGTTCTATGGCCACGCCTTACGGCTTTACCGCCGAGGCCTGCTCGACCCGGCTGGCGCAAAGGCTGGGGGCGCGCTGCCTCAACCTCCATGCGCCCGCGATCCTGTCCAGCGCCGATCTCGCCCGCGCGCTGCGGGCCGAGCCGATCCTGCGGGTACAGCTCGATGAAATTGAAAAGCTGAACAAGCTCCTGTTCTCGGTCGGCACCGCCAGCGAGGACAGCCATATCGTGTCGAGCGGCCTCGCCACGACTGAGGACCTGGCGCATTACACCGGCAATGGTGCGGTGGGGGTGATCTGCGGGCGGTTCGTCGATGCGGCAGGTCGCGCGATCCCTGGCCCGATGGAAGACCGCATGATCGGCATCCCGCTTGAACGCCTGACCGGGCTTGAAATGGGCATCCTGGTGACGCCGGGCCATGACAAGGTTGAGGCCACCATGGCCGCGATCCGGGGCGGCTATGCCACCCATCTCGTCACCGGCCTTACCGTGGCCGAGGCTTTGCTGGCGCAGGATCTGTAA
- the mtnA gene encoding S-methyl-5-thioribose-1-phosphate isomerase, producing the protein MKINGKPYRSIWREASGQVMIIDQRWLPHELRIVPLSTRDEYAVAIRDMWVRGAPLIGATAAYGVADQMARDPSDASLTETWEVLHETRPTAINLRWALDEMDRVLRPLPAGERAAAAAKRADEIADEDVEINRRIGEHGLALIREIAARKPGQTVNILTHCNAGWPATVDWGTATSPIYHAVEAGIPVHVFVDETRPRNQGAQLTAWELNSAGVSHDLIVDNAGGHLMQHGEVDLVIVGTDRTTAQGDVCNKIGTYLKALAAKANGVPFYVALPSPTIDWTVVDGVKEIPIEERSDTEVTHVQGKDASGRIIQVQISPDGTGGRNPAFDVTPAALVTGLITERGVVAADAAAMEAMFGDLKSAALKR; encoded by the coding sequence GTGAAGATCAATGGCAAACCCTACCGCTCCATCTGGCGCGAGGCGTCAGGTCAGGTGATGATCATCGACCAGCGCTGGCTGCCGCATGAATTGCGCATCGTGCCGCTGAGCACGCGCGACGAATATGCCGTCGCGATCCGCGATATGTGGGTGCGTGGCGCCCCGCTGATCGGGGCCACGGCGGCTTATGGCGTGGCCGATCAGATGGCGCGCGACCCTTCGGACGCGTCGCTCACCGAGACCTGGGAAGTGCTGCATGAAACGCGGCCCACAGCGATCAACCTGCGTTGGGCGTTGGATGAGATGGACCGCGTGTTGCGCCCGCTGCCTGCCGGGGAACGCGCGGCGGCGGCGGCGAAACGCGCCGATGAGATCGCCGATGAAGATGTCGAAATCAACCGCCGCATCGGCGAACACGGCCTCGCGCTGATCCGCGAGATCGCAGCCAGGAAACCGGGGCAGACCGTCAATATCCTGACCCATTGCAACGCGGGCTGGCCCGCAACGGTCGACTGGGGCACCGCAACCTCGCCGATCTATCACGCGGTCGAGGCCGGCATTCCGGTGCATGTTTTTGTCGATGAGACCCGCCCCCGCAACCAGGGCGCACAGCTGACCGCATGGGAGCTGAACTCGGCAGGCGTCAGCCATGATCTGATCGTCGACAATGCCGGTGGCCATCTGATGCAGCATGGCGAGGTCGATCTGGTGATCGTCGGCACCGACCGCACCACGGCACAGGGCGATGTCTGCAACAAGATCGGCACCTATCTGAAAGCGCTGGCCGCAAAGGCCAATGGGGTGCCGTTTTATGTGGCCCTGCCTTCGCCGACCATCGACTGGACGGTGGTCGACGGCGTGAAAGAGATTCCGATCGAAGAGCGTTCCGATACCGAGGTCACCCATGTTCAGGGCAAGGACGCCTCGGGCAGGATCATCCAGGTGCAGATCAGCCCTGATGGCACCGGCGGCCGCAATCCGGCCTTTGACGTGACACCGGCGGCGCTCGTGACGGGCCTGATCACCGAGCGCGGCGTGGTCGCCGCCGATGCGGCCGCGATGGAGGCAATGTTCGGCGATCTGAAATCCGCCGCGCTGAAACGCTGA
- the mtnK gene encoding S-methyl-5-thioribose kinase, with protein sequence MIPSDTASQYEALTPSTLPSRLGGLSILTNRVGPADSWQVEEVGDGNLNLVFILRGAAGAAIVKQALPYVRLVGESWPLPLKRSFFEYNALIRQEARDPGAVPEVWHFDEAQAIVVMEFLTPHIILRHGLIAGKRYKGLGERLGDFCARTLFRGSDLSMTPAAKKADMALFAGNVELCDITENLVFSDPYFNAKLNHHTPGLEGAIARIQADMALKVAAQHLKMGFTSQAETMLHGDLHTGSIMVSDDDIRVIDPEFATYGPIGFDVGMLISNFLMAYMSQPGHETSAGARAGYQDWLLSVTAAVWTSFEAEFTRLWREERTGILYQATLYEDQGHGLAGEIARAERLGMIWRDALGFCGVEMHRRILGLAHNADFERISDAPTRAGCEARALALGTALIHGRNGLTGIPAVLDLARRISLENHL encoded by the coding sequence GTGATTCCGTCAGACACTGCGTCGCAATATGAGGCGCTGACCCCCAGCACATTGCCGTCCCGTCTGGGCGGGCTGAGCATCTTGACCAACCGCGTCGGCCCAGCCGACAGCTGGCAGGTCGAAGAGGTCGGCGATGGCAACCTGAACCTCGTTTTCATTCTGCGCGGCGCGGCGGGTGCGGCGATTGTGAAACAGGCGCTGCCCTATGTGCGGCTGGTGGGCGAATCCTGGCCCCTGCCGCTGAAACGCAGCTTCTTTGAATATAACGCGCTGATCCGCCAGGAAGCGCGTGACCCGGGCGCAGTGCCGGAGGTCTGGCATTTCGACGAGGCGCAGGCCATTGTCGTGATGGAATTCCTGACGCCGCATATCATCCTGCGCCACGGGCTGATCGCAGGAAAACGCTATAAGGGCCTTGGTGAAAGGCTGGGCGATTTCTGCGCGCGCACGCTGTTCCGGGGATCGGATCTGTCGATGACCCCGGCCGCGAAAAAGGCCGATATGGCGCTGTTCGCGGGCAATGTCGAACTTTGCGACATCACGGAAAACCTTGTCTTTTCCGACCCCTATTTCAACGCAAAGCTGAACCACCATACACCTGGGCTGGAAGGCGCCATTGCCCGCATCCAGGCCGATATGGCCCTGAAAGTCGCCGCGCAGCATCTGAAGATGGGCTTCACCTCGCAGGCCGAGACCATGCTGCACGGCGATCTCCATACCGGATCCATCATGGTGTCTGATGACGATATCCGTGTGATTGATCCGGAATTCGCCACTTATGGCCCGATCGGCTTTGACGTCGGCATGCTGATTTCCAACTTTCTGATGGCCTATATGTCGCAGCCCGGCCACGAGACCAGCGCGGGCGCGCGGGCCGGCTACCAGGACTGGCTGCTGTCGGTCACCGCCGCGGTCTGGACCTCGTTCGAAGCCGAATTCACCCGGCTCTGGCGCGAGGAACGCACCGGCATCCTCTATCAGGCAACGCTGTATGAGGATCAGGGCCACGGCCTCGCCGGCGAGATCGCGCGGGCGGAACGGCTTGGCATGATCTGGCGCGATGCGCTTGGCTTCTGCGGGGTCGAGATGCATCGCCGCATCCTTGGTCTTGCCCATAACGCCGATTTCGAACGCATCAGCGATGCACCCACCCGCGCCGGCTGCGAGGCCCGTGCCCTCGCGCTTGGCACCGCACTGATCCATGGCCGCAATGGCCTTACCGGAATTCCTGCCGTGCTTGACCTCGCACGGCGCATCAGCCTGGAGAACCACCTGTGA
- a CDS encoding sugar ABC transporter ATP-binding protein, which translates to MPQDAIVITGLTRSFARNHVLRGVNLTLPAGKVTVLMGANGAGKSTLVKILCGVQRRDTGEITLDGQPFDPPDPASALRAGVVTVHQNINDGVAPDLDVASNLLLDELAAGSSFFLNGRRMRAEARRIAGAVGLDVDVTRPVRELSLADRQLVSIARAMSHRPRLLILDEPTSSLSATETERLFILIDRLRAEGVAILYISHRMSDIRRLADRIVSMRDGQISGQFEGETLDYAGAVRAMLGHEITEVDIDIPPQGRAVIEARALRLRPDAVPFDLSLHENEVVAVTGLVGSGKSLLAEVLFGVSRAEGGTISLDGTPYTPKNPGAAVQAGVFLSAKDRLLNAVIPEFDITRNMVLPFLSRHTGLLALLRPGSERATATRMIGEMGVVCQSPKDGILTLSGGNQQKVVVARWLAEASRLLILDEPFQGVDIQARRDIGRHIRASASGRATLVLCAEIDEALEVADRILVMSEHSIIGTHRNQNIDLGLVMAQVTESAAGHVA; encoded by the coding sequence GTGCCGCAGGACGCCATCGTTATCACGGGGCTGACCCGTTCTTTTGCGCGCAATCATGTGCTCCGGGGGGTCAATCTGACCCTGCCGGCCGGCAAAGTGACAGTGTTGATGGGGGCGAACGGGGCGGGGAAATCCACTCTGGTCAAGATCCTCTGCGGGGTGCAGCGCCGCGATACCGGCGAGATCACGCTGGATGGCCAGCCCTTTGATCCGCCCGATCCGGCCAGTGCTTTGCGCGCCGGGGTGGTGACCGTGCATCAGAACATCAATGACGGGGTGGCGCCTGATCTCGACGTGGCCTCGAACCTCCTGCTCGACGAGCTGGCGGCGGGTTCGTCATTCTTTCTCAACGGGCGTCGGATGCGCGCGGAGGCACGGCGGATTGCCGGCGCCGTGGGGCTGGATGTCGATGTCACGCGCCCGGTGCGCGAGCTGAGCCTTGCAGACCGGCAGCTGGTTTCCATCGCGCGCGCCATGTCACATCGCCCCCGGCTGCTGATCCTGGACGAGCCGACCTCGTCACTTTCGGCGACTGAAACAGAACGGTTGTTCATTTTGATCGACCGGCTGAGGGCCGAGGGTGTGGCGATCCTTTATATCTCGCATCGCATGTCCGATATCCGTCGCCTCGCCGACCGGATTGTCTCGATGCGGGACGGGCAGATTTCCGGCCAGTTCGAGGGCGAGACCCTGGATTATGCCGGTGCGGTACGCGCCATGCTGGGTCATGAGATCACCGAAGTCGATATCGACATTCCGCCTCAGGGCCGCGCGGTGATTGAGGCGCGTGCACTGCGGCTGCGCCCTGATGCGGTGCCGTTCGATCTGAGTCTGCATGAAAATGAGGTCGTGGCGGTCACCGGCCTTGTCGGGTCGGGGAAATCCCTGCTGGCCGAGGTGCTTTTTGGCGTCTCGCGCGCCGAGGGCGGCACGATCAGCCTGGACGGCACCCCGTATACACCGAAAAATCCGGGCGCAGCGGTGCAGGCGGGGGTGTTTCTTTCGGCGAAAGACCGGCTTTTGAATGCGGTAATCCCGGAATTCGACATCACCCGCAATATGGTGCTGCCATTCCTGTCGCGTCATACCGGGCTGCTGGCACTGCTGCGCCCCGGGTCCGAGCGCGCCACCGCAACCAGGATGATCGGCGAGATGGGCGTCGTGTGTCAGAGCCCGAAAGACGGGATCCTCACGCTGTCGGGCGGCAATCAGCAAAAGGTTGTCGTCGCGCGCTGGCTGGCCGAGGCCTCGCGCCTTCTGATCCTTGATGAGCCCTTCCAGGGCGTCGACATCCAGGCCCGCCGCGACATCGGCCGCCATATCCGGGCCAGCGCCTCTGGCCGCGCCACCCTGGTTCTGTGTGCCGAAATCGACGAGGCGCTGGAAGTGGCCGACCGCATCCTTGTCATGAGCGAGCATTCGATCATCGGCACCCACCGCAATCAGAATATCGACCTCGGCCTGGTGATGGCGCAGGTCACCGAATCCGCCGCAGGACATGTCGCATGA
- a CDS encoding ABC transporter permease, with amino-acid sequence MKKDFNLTDFAIRYGFLILMAGLVIGFSVAQPAFLTARSGVFILQSVAITGILALGVTATLVVGGFDLSIGAVATSSLMLSAYTMVIWDLGAVEAVVFCLAMGAFVGLVNGLLIVKMRVPDLLATLGMMFLLMGLQRIPTEGNSISTGMSLPGGGTATGTFSPGFLMLGRHRLDFILDDLVPLSVVFLIVIAFLVWGFLELTRHGRVMYAIGSNAKAASLAGINVNFYRILAYVISGTLASFGGILLAARLGRGDVASGNNLLLDAVAAALIGFAVLGAAKPNAFGTAIGALFVGILLQGLTMLNAPYYTQDFIKGAVLVVALVFTFALSGRGGRARG; translated from the coding sequence ATGAAAAAAGACTTCAATCTGACCGATTTCGCGATCCGCTACGGGTTCCTGATCCTGATGGCGGGGCTGGTGATCGGCTTTTCCGTCGCGCAACCGGCCTTCCTGACCGCACGCAGCGGCGTGTTCATCCTGCAATCGGTGGCGATCACCGGCATTCTGGCGCTTGGCGTGACCGCCACGCTGGTGGTCGGGGGGTTCGATCTTTCCATCGGGGCGGTGGCGACCTCATCGCTGATGCTTTCGGCCTATACGATGGTGATCTGGGATCTCGGCGCGGTCGAGGCGGTGGTGTTCTGCCTGGCGATGGGGGCTTTCGTGGGCCTGGTCAACGGATTGCTGATCGTCAAAATGCGGGTGCCGGATCTTCTGGCGACGCTTGGGATGATGTTCCTGCTGATGGGGTTGCAGCGTATCCCGACGGAAGGAAATTCCATCTCGACCGGCATGTCGCTGCCCGGAGGCGGCACCGCGACCGGCACATTCTCGCCCGGCTTTCTGATGCTGGGGCGGCACCGGCTCGATTTCATCCTTGACGATCTGGTGCCGCTTTCTGTGGTGTTCCTGATCGTGATCGCGTTTCTGGTCTGGGGGTTTCTCGAACTCACGCGCCATGGCCGCGTCATGTATGCGATCGGGTCGAACGCAAAAGCGGCGAGCCTTGCCGGCATCAACGTGAATTTCTACCGCATTCTGGCCTATGTGATCTCAGGCACGCTGGCGTCTTTTGGCGGCATCCTGCTGGCGGCGCGGCTGGGGCGGGGTGATGTCGCTTCGGGCAATAATCTCTTGCTCGATGCGGTTGCCGCAGCGCTGATCGGCTTTGCCGTACTGGGCGCCGCGAAACCCAACGCCTTTGGCACCGCCATCGGCGCACTGTTTGTCGGCATCCTGTTGCAGGGGCTGACCATGCTGAACGCACCTTATTACACGCAGGATTTCATCAAGGGCGCTGTTCTCGTTGTCGCCCTCGTCTTTACTTTCGCGCTTTCCGGTCGGGGAGGCCGGGCGCGCGGCTGA
- a CDS encoding substrate-binding domain-containing protein yields MFSRRVFVGLMGGIALIPGLAIAQDAPAPFDKPADVKIALVRYLSTGDFFQAYLSGVEKQSEALGVSLQVFDSRQDAALQADMVDQAIALGVDGIIIQHGLTESMKEAAQRAVDAGIKVVAFDVNVENAAIPQVEQSDRDLARLALEQAIKDQGETWTAGYVYVPGIAPLDRRDETWKEFKAKYPGITEKAMFGTMDNPIANSVANQARSVLSANPDIQVVFAPYDEFAKGVKIAVDEAGMGQDVAIYSADVSTADIALMREDGSGWKATAATNPAVVGEVSVRTLAQLLAGETVAAQVIVPPTLITQADLNELDISNMEELGAKMPAFVHAEVSVSPWMKLPAR; encoded by the coding sequence ATGTTCTCAAGACGGGTGTTTGTGGGCCTGATGGGTGGTATTGCCCTGATCCCGGGCCTCGCTATCGCGCAGGATGCTCCGGCGCCATTCGACAAGCCCGCCGATGTAAAGATCGCGCTGGTGCGCTATCTGTCGACCGGTGATTTCTTCCAGGCCTATCTTTCCGGCGTGGAAAAGCAGTCAGAGGCCCTCGGCGTCAGCCTCCAGGTCTTCGACTCGCGCCAGGATGCGGCTTTGCAGGCCGATATGGTCGATCAGGCCATCGCGCTGGGCGTTGATGGCATCATCATCCAGCACGGTCTGACCGAGTCGATGAAGGAAGCCGCGCAGCGCGCGGTCGACGCTGGCATCAAGGTTGTGGCCTTCGACGTGAATGTCGAAAATGCCGCCATCCCGCAGGTCGAACAGTCTGACCGTGACCTCGCCCGTCTGGCGCTGGAACAGGCGATCAAGGATCAGGGCGAGACCTGGACCGCAGGTTACGTCTATGTCCCCGGCATCGCGCCGCTTGATCGCCGTGATGAGACCTGGAAAGAGTTCAAGGCGAAATATCCGGGCATCACCGAGAAAGCGATGTTCGGCACAATGGACAACCCGATTGCCAATTCGGTCGCGAACCAGGCGCGGTCTGTCCTTTCCGCGAACCCGGATATCCAGGTTGTTTTCGCCCCCTATGACGAGTTCGCCAAGGGCGTGAAAATCGCCGTGGACGAGGCCGGCATGGGCCAGGATGTCGCGATCTATTCGGCTGACGTCTCGACCGCTGATATTGCCCTGATGCGCGAAGACGGGTCGGGCTGGAAGGCGACTGCCGCGACCAACCCCGCCGTGGTGGGTGAAGTCTCGGTGCGTACCCTCGCGCAGCTTCTTGCCGGTGAGACCGTCGCGGCCCAGGTCATCGTGCCGCCGACCCTGATCACCCAGGCCGATCTGAACGAACTCGATATCTCGAATATGGAAGAGCTGGGCGCGAAAATGCCGGCTTTCGTCCATGCTGAAGTGTCGGTGAGCCCCTGGATGAAGCTCCCCGCACGTTGA
- a CDS encoding transketolase, with protein MQNSRTTEEVAHGIRCRVFEHSMRNNGGYLSQACSAAEQLAFLYNEALNLGPSTMPMVPPPFGGVPSAANHDYRTGAGYNGPFDAVHDRLFIAPAHYALVAYACLIETGRMAPEGLEMFNQDGSSVEMIGAEHSPGMEVHNGTLGIGLSTGAGLAWGRKRRGETGEVCVYMSDGEVQEGQTWEAVQAASHHGIDNLWALMDVNRQQCDGAMDSVMTVGDIATKFRNFGAVVAEVDAHDLTALRQAKATPHEGQPLIILAHSSPTKGMEFLMKRFPRLHYVRFKSDEERREMNIAIAAELGIAPVDLGGH; from the coding sequence ATGCAAAACTCCCGTACCACCGAAGAGGTGGCCCATGGCATCCGCTGCCGCGTGTTCGAGCATTCGATGCGCAACAATGGCGGCTATCTGAGCCAGGCCTGTTCCGCCGCCGAGCAACTGGCGTTTCTGTATAACGAGGCGCTGAATCTCGGCCCCTCGACCATGCCGATGGTGCCGCCGCCCTTTGGCGGGGTGCCCTCGGCCGCGAACCATGATTACCGCACCGGCGCAGGCTATAACGGCCCGTTTGACGCCGTGCATGACCGGCTGTTCATCGCGCCCGCGCATTACGCATTGGTGGCTTACGCCTGCCTGATCGAGACCGGCCGTATGGCCCCCGAAGGGCTGGAGATGTTCAACCAGGATGGCTCATCCGTCGAGATGATCGGCGCCGAACATTCCCCGGGGATGGAGGTGCATAATGGCACTCTCGGCATCGGGCTTTCGACCGGCGCGGGCCTTGCCTGGGGCCGCAAGCGGCGGGGCGAGACCGGCGAGGTCTGTGTCTATATGTCGGATGGCGAGGTTCAGGAGGGGCAGACCTGGGAGGCGGTGCAGGCAGCCTCCCATCACGGCATCGACAATCTCTGGGCCCTGATGGACGTGAACCGCCAGCAATGCGACGGCGCGATGGATTCGGTGATGACGGTGGGCGATATCGCCACCAAATTCCGCAATTTCGGCGCGGTGGTGGCCGAAGTTGATGCCCATGACCTGACGGCACTGCGTCAGGCCAAAGCCACGCCGCATGAAGGCCAGCCGCTGATCATCCTTGCCCATTCCAGCCCGACAAAAGGCATGGAATTCCTGATGAAGCGCTTCCCGCGCCTGCATTACGTGCGGTTCAAATCTGACGAGGAACGCCGCGAGATGAACATCGCCATAGCCGCAGAGCTTGGCATTGCACCTGTCGACCTGGGAGGGCACTGA
- a CDS encoding transketolase family protein — protein MEMVNRPYAKAFEDYAVQHPEVLCLSADLTSSCEIDGFRDRHPDQFLSLGMAEQNMLSFAGGLGLAGFRPFLHSFGVFLYRRPYDQLMASIAYPRRQVRLMGFLPGITTPGGMTHQAIEDISVMRTIPNMTVLEAGDASEVESIVAAADSVDGPVYCRILRGAVPRLFDTPLEIGKIRVLAEGTDVLIVTAGITTEEAIRARAALDRAGVSVRHLHLNTLKPFDAATIIGHAEQVKHGVITLENHLVTGGIGSMVAEALAEAGLSRRLIRLGLQDTYAHGGSRPYLMCYYGMDALSLVRAVERLTGQQTGIDEDALGAVRVEAVHSVVKAEAL, from the coding sequence ATGGAAATGGTGAACCGCCCCTATGCGAAGGCGTTTGAAGATTACGCCGTGCAGCACCCCGAGGTGCTGTGCCTTTCCGCCGACCTGACCTCCAGCTGCGAGATCGACGGCTTTCGTGATCGCCACCCGGACCAGTTTCTGTCGCTTGGCATGGCAGAACAGAACATGCTGTCCTTCGCCGGCGGGCTTGGCCTCGCGGGCTTCCGGCCTTTCCTGCATTCCTTCGGCGTGTTCCTTTACCGCAGGCCCTATGACCAGCTGATGGCCTCCATCGCCTATCCGCGCCGCCAGGTGCGGCTGATGGGGTTCCTGCCCGGCATCACCACTCCGGGCGGCATGACGCATCAGGCAATCGAAGACATTTCGGTGATGCGCACGATCCCGAACATGACCGTGCTGGAGGCCGGTGACGCGAGTGAGGTCGAGAGCATCGTCGCTGCCGCCGACAGTGTCGATGGTCCGGTTTATTGCCGCATCCTGCGCGGCGCGGTGCCGCGGCTTTTTGATACCCCGCTGGAGATCGGCAAGATCCGCGTTCTGGCAGAAGGCACCGATGTGCTGATCGTTACCGCAGGGATCACCACCGAAGAAGCGATCCGGGCAAGGGCCGCGCTGGACCGGGCGGGGGTTTCGGTGCGTCACCTGCATCTGAACACCCTGAAACCCTTTGATGCCGCGACGATCATCGGCCATGCGGAACAGGTGAAACATGGTGTCATCACGCTGGAAAACCACCTGGTGACCGGCGGTATCGGCTCGATGGTGGCCGAGGCGCTGGCCGAGGCCGGGCTTTCGCGCCGCCTGATCCGGCTGGGGCTGCAGGACACCTATGCGCATGGCGGCTCGCGCCCCTATCTCATGTGCTATTACGGGATGGATGCGCTGAGCCTTGTTCGCGCGGTCGAACGCCTGACCGGACAGCAGACCGGCATTGACGAAGATGCGCTTGGCGCGGTCCGGGTCGAGGCGGTGCATTCGGTGGTCAAGGCCGAGGCGCTTTGA
- a CDS encoding RuBisCO large subunit C-terminal-like domain-containing protein, with the protein MRFTVTYRIRAGDLAEARARADAIALEQTVEIPRAVVPPGYIEDDILGRVEETGTLSDGVFQAKISYSPDSAGEEFSQFLNVVFGNSSIQQGIRVTGVEPGETMLARFPGPRFGIKGIRARCGRATGGMIAPVLKPMGQPPAAFAALAAGAVRGGADIIKEDHGLAGQDAAPFEARVEAVAKAVAVANAEYGRNAIYIPNLSGRADQIEARLRFARDAGAGGVIVMPGLLGFGMVHRIAQDPGLDLPVMTHPSFLGPWVLNPDTGMDHGVVFGTLPRLAGADISVFPNVGGRFGFSAADCLQIAEACRAPDGPATAMLPSPGGGMSVERVADMVRMYGQDVVYLLGGSLLADPPNIHLAVGAMRKAVDAAES; encoded by the coding sequence ATGCGCTTTACCGTCACCTACCGCATCCGCGCCGGTGATCTGGCCGAAGCTCGCGCCCGCGCGGATGCAATCGCGCTGGAACAGACGGTCGAGATCCCGCGCGCGGTGGTGCCGCCGGGCTATATCGAAGACGATATCCTCGGCCGGGTTGAAGAGACCGGCACGCTGTCGGACGGCGTCTTTCAGGCGAAAATCTCTTACTCGCCCGACAGCGCCGGAGAGGAGTTCAGCCAGTTCCTGAATGTGGTTTTCGGCAATTCCTCGATCCAGCAGGGGATCCGGGTGACCGGAGTTGAGCCGGGTGAGACGATGCTGGCGCGCTTTCCAGGCCCGCGTTTCGGCATCAAAGGCATCCGGGCGCGCTGCGGTCGCGCAACAGGCGGAATGATTGCGCCGGTGCTGAAGCCGATGGGCCAGCCACCCGCGGCCTTTGCCGCGCTGGCCGCAGGCGCGGTGCGCGGTGGGGCTGACATCATCAAGGAAGATCACGGGCTTGCGGGTCAGGATGCCGCGCCGTTCGAGGCCCGCGTCGAGGCCGTAGCGAAGGCCGTGGCCGTGGCCAATGCCGAATATGGGCGCAATGCGATCTATATCCCGAACCTCTCTGGCCGGGCGGACCAGATCGAGGCCCGGCTGCGCTTTGCCCGGGATGCCGGAGCGGGCGGTGTCATTGTGATGCCGGGGCTTCTGGGGTTTGGCATGGTACATCGCATCGCGCAGGATCCGGGCCTTGACCTGCCGGTGATGACGCATCCGTCTTTCCTGGGCCCCTGGGTGCTGAACCCCGATACCGGCATGGATCACGGTGTGGTCTTCGGCACGCTTCCAAGGCTTGCGGGGGCGGATATCTCGGTTTTCCCGAATGTCGGCGGGCGGTTCGGCTTCTCGGCAGCGGATTGTCTGCAAATCGCAGAGGCCTGCCGCGCGCCTGACGGGCCTGCGACGGCGATGCTGCCCAGCCCCGGTGGCGGGATGAGTGTGGAACGCGTCGCTGACATGGTGCGGATGTATGGCCAGGATGTCGTCTATCTGCTGGGCGGCAGCCTGCTGGCCGATCCGCCGAACATCCATCTTGCTGTGGGCGCGATGCGCAAGGCGGTGGATGCGGCGGAGAGCTGA